The following are encoded together in the Tepidiforma bonchosmolovskayae genome:
- a CDS encoding SHOCT-like domain-containing protein, giving the protein MAELDPEVQRLFDEARRAREAAERLRREARAEAERLKAEARRAREEARRQREAARAERRGAADPADDAGAARVERPLPPLEGISRLEIDNTAGKLTVRTCLEGETPAVAAAASRSAPEVAIERDGDTLRIHVRVARGWLFRRRQGATALVRLPARPFRALRIANGYGEIEAAGLAAETIRLSTGAGTVTAVQLTGDLDVSAGAGRISILAHEGIASAQSGTGDITLDLAAVRPGRYRVDVGLGRAEVRIPPGAAVEIRAASGLGKSAIEVPSVPGAPAIISVNSGIGEAAVRWRVPGEPPPARPSRPGPPARAADRRREAEELRVLQLLEQGRITPQEAADLIAALRGAPGPAFPGEPPGA; this is encoded by the coding sequence ATGGCTGAGCTCGACCCCGAAGTCCAGCGCCTCTTCGACGAAGCCCGCCGCGCCCGCGAGGCCGCCGAGCGCCTCCGCCGCGAAGCAAGGGCCGAGGCCGAACGTCTCAAGGCCGAGGCGCGCCGCGCCCGCGAAGAGGCCCGCCGTCAGCGCGAGGCCGCCCGCGCCGAACGCCGCGGCGCCGCCGACCCCGCCGATGACGCCGGCGCGGCCCGTGTCGAGCGCCCCCTCCCGCCGCTCGAGGGCATCAGCCGTCTCGAAATCGACAACACCGCCGGCAAGCTCACCGTCCGCACCTGCCTCGAGGGCGAAACGCCCGCCGTCGCCGCTGCAGCCAGCCGCTCCGCCCCCGAGGTCGCCATCGAACGTGACGGCGATACCCTCCGCATCCACGTCCGCGTCGCCCGCGGTTGGCTCTTCCGCCGGCGCCAGGGCGCCACCGCCCTGGTCCGCCTCCCGGCCCGCCCGTTCCGTGCGCTCCGAATCGCCAACGGCTACGGGGAGATCGAGGCCGCCGGCCTGGCCGCCGAAACCATCCGCCTCAGCACCGGCGCCGGGACCGTCACCGCCGTCCAGCTCACCGGCGACCTCGACGTCAGCGCAGGCGCCGGCCGTATCAGCATCCTCGCCCACGAGGGCATCGCCAGCGCCCAGTCCGGCACCGGCGATATCACCCTCGACCTCGCGGCCGTCCGCCCCGGCCGGTACCGCGTCGATGTCGGCCTCGGCCGCGCCGAGGTCCGCATCCCGCCCGGCGCTGCGGTCGAAATCCGCGCTGCCTCCGGCCTCGGCAAGTCCGCCATCGAGGTGCCGTCCGTCCCGGGCGCACCCGCCATCATCAGCGTCAACAGCGGCATCGGCGAGGCCGCCGTCCGCTGGCGCGTCCCCGGCGAACCCCCTCCCGCGCGGCCCTCCCGCCCCGGCCCCCCCGCTCGCGCCGCCGACCGCCGCCGCGAAGCCGAAGAACTCCGCGTCCTCCAGCTCCTCGAACAGGGCCGCATCACGCCCCAGGAGGCCGCCGACCTCATCGCCGCGCTCCGCGGCGCCCCCGGCCCGGCCTTCCCCGGCGAGCCCCCGGGCGCCTAG
- a CDS encoding DUF2089 domain-containing protein: protein MARLIGACPSCESPMVVRRLECPECGTGVDGHFDAGPLARLNREQLAFVETFLRARGKIKDVEEELGISYPTVVARLNDVLVALGFEAGEDPRDAERRQRILDELAAGRISAAEAAEQLRALASRDG from the coding sequence ATGGCTCGACTGATCGGCGCCTGCCCCAGCTGCGAAAGCCCCATGGTCGTCCGCCGCCTCGAATGCCCCGAGTGCGGCACCGGCGTCGATGGCCACTTCGATGCCGGCCCCCTCGCCCGCCTCAACCGCGAGCAGCTCGCCTTCGTCGAAACGTTCCTCCGCGCCCGCGGCAAGATTAAGGACGTCGAAGAAGAGCTCGGCATCTCCTACCCCACCGTCGTCGCCCGCCTCAACGACGTCCTCGTCGCCCTCGGCTTCGAAGCCGGAGAAGACCCCCGCGACGCCGAGCGCCGCCAGCGCATCCTCGACGAGCTCGCCGCCGGGCGCATCTCCGCAGCCGAGGCCGCCGAACAGCTCCGCGCCCTGGCTTCCCGCGATGGCTGA